Proteins from a genomic interval of Symmachiella macrocystis:
- a CDS encoding recombinase family protein encodes MNVVIWTRVSSREQKEGYSIDAQLRVTREKAQRLGWNVVREFELDESAKRGAERKIFNEMLRWLAKNAKREKIKAILCHKLDRACRNMRDAVRLQELEDACGVQLSFVENEFGPGAAGTFSFNVMAAVAQYYSDNLREEVIKGLDEKVRQGWPTGLAPYGYLNVDDREEPVVPHPEKAKSLIRIFDLYSSGSHTFKSLADRLASEGHVFRDSQSRFNRTALSHILNNRFYIGELHRNGHVFEGRYQRVIHRATFDACQDILCGRKRRTGTYHLPLAGGLFRCEYCGQSITGERIRRKLKGGGIREHIYYRCCNNNRGADHPKVRWKAQDLEEAIAEDLEKMRMPTLEVAEWFRKELGAAVHDLTGYRRQQATSFAKRKTELANMQDRLLNAYLAGTIDDDVYKAKSNELKAEAASADESLDKLGDVDPARGELAVTLFDWTQKAAEIWRGSNNTVRRDILDAVCLNRVLSDVNLVLEKRKPFDELAERPDLKNSRDDRS; translated from the coding sequence ATGAATGTGGTGATTTGGACGCGGGTCTCGTCCCGCGAACAAAAAGAGGGATACTCGATCGACGCCCAGTTGAGAGTGACGCGAGAGAAGGCACAGCGGTTGGGGTGGAATGTCGTCCGGGAATTTGAACTCGACGAGTCAGCCAAGCGCGGTGCAGAACGAAAGATCTTCAATGAGATGCTGCGGTGGCTGGCAAAGAACGCCAAGCGGGAAAAGATCAAAGCGATCCTCTGCCACAAGTTAGATCGAGCTTGTCGCAATATGCGCGACGCGGTCCGCCTGCAGGAACTGGAGGACGCATGCGGCGTACAACTTTCCTTTGTGGAAAACGAATTCGGTCCAGGCGCTGCTGGAACGTTTTCGTTTAACGTGATGGCGGCCGTTGCGCAGTATTACAGCGATAATCTGCGCGAGGAGGTGATTAAGGGGCTCGATGAAAAAGTGCGCCAGGGCTGGCCCACGGGATTGGCCCCTTACGGGTACCTCAATGTTGATGACCGCGAAGAGCCAGTCGTACCACATCCGGAGAAGGCCAAGTCGCTGATTCGTATTTTCGACCTCTATTCGTCAGGCAGCCATACCTTCAAAAGTCTTGCCGACCGACTCGCCAGCGAAGGTCATGTTTTCCGCGACAGCCAATCTCGTTTTAACCGGACGGCCCTGTCCCACATTCTCAATAACCGTTTCTATATCGGTGAGTTACACCGGAACGGCCATGTCTTCGAGGGACGCTATCAGCGAGTCATCCATCGCGCAACGTTCGATGCGTGTCAGGACATCTTGTGTGGTCGAAAGCGGCGAACGGGAACCTATCACCTGCCGCTAGCCGGTGGATTGTTCCGCTGTGAATACTGCGGCCAATCGATCACCGGAGAACGCATTCGCCGAAAGCTCAAAGGAGGCGGAATCCGCGAACACATCTATTACCGGTGCTGCAACAACAATCGTGGCGCCGATCACCCCAAGGTTCGTTGGAAAGCGCAGGATTTGGAGGAGGCGATCGCTGAGGACCTGGAGAAGATGCGGATGCCCACGCTCGAGGTCGCCGAATGGTTCCGCAAGGAACTTGGTGCCGCTGTGCACGACTTGACGGGCTACCGACGCCAACAAGCCACATCATTTGCCAAGCGGAAGACGGAATTGGCGAACATGCAGGACCGCCTCCTCAACGCGTACCTGGCGGGGACGATCGATGATGACGTATATAAGGCCAAATCCAACGAGCTGAAGGCCGAAGCAGCCAGCGCGGACGAGTCGTTGGACAAACTAGGCGACGTCGATCCGGCCCGTGGTGAACTAGCGGTCACGCTCTTCGATTGGACGCAAAAGGCGGCGGAAATCTGGCGCGGTTCAAACAATACCGTCAGGCGCGATATACTCGACGCGGTTTGTTTGAACCGGGTATTGAGCGACGTAAACCTAGTACTGGAAAAGAGAAAGCCCTTCGACGAACTCGCCGAAAGGCCGGATTTGAAGAATAGTCGGGACGACAGGAGTTGA